A section of the Virgibacillus sp. NKC19-3 genome encodes:
- a CDS encoding Pr6Pr family membrane protein, with translation MTKILSKDRYLHTKVLFHVLIAATGLISVPLHIFFSPEPNVSITKFTIHSNIIVTIIFIVSTFFLLVKKKESSMLDLCKNAALIYMMVVLSTYHFVLAGGGEYSGTRIITNFTLHYLIPMFVLLNWLIFEKKKWYSYKSIVLWLAFPILYGALSLIRGMYDGFYPYFFLNPNGHIPNGVGSYTNVALVIVGLTFVYCILGFLLILTNRVILKFKNAKGAANTKKVM, from the coding sequence ATGACTAAAATATTATCAAAAGACAGGTATCTACATACAAAGGTTTTATTTCATGTTTTAATAGCTGCAACAGGACTTATTAGTGTGCCATTACATATATTTTTTTCTCCAGAACCAAATGTATCTATTACAAAATTTACAATTCATTCTAATATCATTGTTACCATAATATTTATAGTTAGCACGTTCTTTCTTTTAGTAAAGAAAAAAGAAAGCAGTATGTTGGATTTATGTAAAAATGCAGCGCTTATATATATGATGGTAGTTTTATCAACTTACCACTTTGTCCTTGCTGGTGGTGGAGAGTACAGTGGGACTAGAATTATTACCAATTTCACATTACACTACTTAATTCCAATGTTTGTTTTACTAAACTGGCTCATTTTTGAAAAGAAAAAATGGTATAGTTACAAATCGATTGTCTTATGGTTAGCCTTCCCAATACTTTACGGTGCTTTATCATTAATAAGAGGAATGTATGATGGATTCTATCCTTATTTCTTTCTAAACCCAAATGGTCATATTCCTAATGGAGTTGGCAGCTATACAAATGTGGCTTTAGTTATTGTAGGTTTGACTTTCGTGTATTGCATACTTGGCTTTCTGCTAATATTAACGAATAGAGTTATTCTTAAATTTAAAAATGCAAAGGGGGCTGCAAATACTAAAAAGGTAATGTGA
- a CDS encoding BCCT family transporter, whose amino-acid sequence MKKLNIETKVLWPVLVILLLGLVPVGVNPSAAEETVGNILSFITENFGWIFVLFPFLILIFFTWLVFGKFGQIKLGDPEDKPKFSNFSWFSMIFTTGIGAEIMYQSVIEPITYTTGPPFGLEAGTLSAAEWALPYGLFHWGILAWAIYALPSIPMAYALYVKKIPYFRLSAACKPILGKHSDGLPGKIVDVAMMLGLIGVVGTSIGLVAPMIAELLSEMFHIPVTLGLLAIVIALWVIIFGGSVYLGLERGIKRLSNFNIIIVAAITAFVFLVGPTIFMLSNSVQALGKMFNNFFEMGLSLGSIRGGSFPQDWTIFYWAWWIGYASLIGLFTARISKGRTIKQVIITQCLVGPVGCWLFFGVFGNYALNVQLSNVIPVDTIMADSGQTGVIMAVINTLPLSTIIIPLLVIAYLIFSATTFDTASLILSSVASKKLDRMGQPPRIHRLFWAFILGGVGIIILAIGGLEAVQLSSVIVGVPMILVFVLMTISFIKSVKEDFGQEKATLVKNSKLPTSEPYNDQEFKGKRKWSEKASLMKK is encoded by the coding sequence TTGAAAAAATTGAATATTGAAACCAAAGTGCTATGGCCTGTTCTCGTCATTTTACTGCTAGGGTTAGTTCCTGTTGGAGTAAATCCCTCGGCTGCGGAAGAGACGGTAGGTAACATATTAAGTTTCATTACGGAGAATTTTGGATGGATATTTGTATTGTTTCCATTTCTGATACTTATCTTTTTCACTTGGCTTGTTTTTGGCAAATTTGGCCAAATCAAATTAGGAGACCCTGAAGATAAACCGAAATTCTCAAATTTTAGTTGGTTTTCCATGATTTTTACCACAGGAATTGGTGCGGAAATCATGTATCAATCGGTAATCGAACCCATCACGTATACGACCGGGCCTCCTTTTGGATTAGAAGCAGGAACATTAAGTGCAGCAGAATGGGCACTACCTTATGGTTTGTTTCATTGGGGAATACTTGCGTGGGCTATTTATGCGCTTCCCAGTATTCCTATGGCATATGCCTTATATGTGAAAAAAATACCGTATTTTAGACTCAGCGCTGCTTGCAAACCAATCCTAGGTAAACATTCGGACGGTTTACCGGGTAAAATCGTTGATGTTGCCATGATGCTTGGTTTGATTGGGGTAGTGGGGACAAGCATAGGCTTGGTAGCCCCCATGATAGCTGAACTTCTGAGTGAAATGTTTCATATTCCTGTGACTTTGGGATTGTTGGCCATTGTTATTGCGCTTTGGGTGATTATATTTGGTGGAAGTGTATATTTGGGTCTTGAGAGAGGAATTAAAAGACTATCCAATTTCAATATCATTATTGTAGCAGCAATAACTGCTTTTGTTTTCCTTGTTGGTCCAACCATCTTTATGCTAAGTAATTCCGTACAAGCTTTAGGTAAAATGTTTAATAACTTTTTTGAGATGGGGTTAAGTCTTGGATCGATTAGGGGTGGAAGTTTTCCGCAAGATTGGACCATTTTTTATTGGGCATGGTGGATTGGTTATGCATCGTTAATAGGTTTGTTTACTGCTAGGATTTCCAAGGGACGTACAATAAAACAAGTGATCATTACGCAATGCTTAGTAGGACCAGTGGGGTGTTGGCTATTTTTTGGCGTTTTTGGAAATTACGCATTGAACGTTCAATTATCTAACGTGATTCCTGTAGATACCATTATGGCTGATAGTGGTCAAACGGGAGTAATCATGGCAGTTATTAATACATTGCCTCTTAGTACGATTATCATACCACTACTAGTAATAGCCTATTTAATATTCTCTGCAACAACGTTTGATACTGCTTCATTGATTCTATCATCTGTTGCGAGTAAAAAATTAGATAGAATGGGGCAACCGCCTCGTATTCATCGATTATTTTGGGCATTTATTCTTGGAGGAGTTGGGATTATCATACTGGCTATCGGTGGGTTGGAGGCAGTTCAATTGTCTTCCGTTATTGTAGGTGTGCCGATGATTTTGGTTTTTGTGTTGATGACGATCTCTTTTATAAAATCTGTCAAAGAAGATTTTGGGCAGGAAAAAGCAACTTTAGTAAAAAATTCTAAATTACCTACATCCGAACCTTACAATGATCAGGAATTTAAAGGAAAAAGGAAATGGAGTGAAAAAGCGTCATTGATGAAAAAGTGA
- a CDS encoding hydantoinase/oxoprolinase family protein, which translates to MKQTSPLVLGIDAGGTMTDTILVDKEGNFAVGKAPTTPNYESEGFIESTRDATNIWNLDMNQTFEELAVVLYSGTGMLNTLLSRTGKRIGLIVTRGMEDAVLMGRGLQSWSGYSYEDRLHAVTHAHPDPLVPLSRVRGVTERIDQFGQVVIPAYEHEAVNGVKELLEQDIEALCICCMYGHVNPEHELKIGEAARSVLAEQDVDIPIYFSHQVRPIIREQSRLNSTLIEAYATARGREQLLGVEAAAKQHGFPHSMQTMLSYGGLADVRYPRLHETMISGPVGGLLGARHVGELIGTDSVIVSDMGGTSFDIGAITRGKVPIEDEPTLARFKLNLPTLAMDTIGAGGGTIVKVDPYTHKVSLGPESAGSVPGPVAMDMGGTEPTIADCDAIMGRLNPDNFLGGKVRLNVEKAKQVLKEKVADPLGVDVYEAAEGMVNMLEMEAKSSIESIISTRGVDPSEYHLMAYGGSGPLHMAEYSRGLGFKGIMTFPFAAAFSAFGCTTADYLHRHSQSVHIMIGSDASDKDRDEVRRQINNIWSELDAHARTELASEGHNADAVICEPFAMMRYTGQLEDVEVAAPATKLESNEDLDELTQAFETLYETINRSVSGYGTAGFTIMELGLNARVEKVKPELSRRPLGSREPDSKASKGKRSMYYNRTWHEAQLWEMDMLKPGNELNGPAIVEHPATTLVIPAGDRVRVDEWTILHYEHGGQTQKSASYVL; encoded by the coding sequence ATGAAACAGACATCACCACTTGTGCTCGGTATCGATGCCGGTGGCACGATGACCGATACGATTCTCGTGGATAAAGAAGGAAACTTCGCTGTCGGTAAGGCGCCGACTACACCTAATTACGAATCAGAAGGATTTATTGAATCAACACGTGACGCTACCAATATCTGGAACTTGGATATGAATCAAACATTTGAAGAATTGGCAGTCGTTCTCTATTCAGGTACGGGTATGCTGAATACGTTGTTGTCCAGAACAGGAAAGCGTATTGGTCTTATCGTAACACGCGGTATGGAAGATGCGGTACTTATGGGAAGAGGGCTGCAATCATGGTCTGGTTATTCCTATGAAGATCGCTTACATGCGGTCACTCACGCTCATCCTGACCCGCTCGTACCACTCAGCCGGGTACGCGGTGTGACCGAGCGTATTGATCAGTTCGGTCAGGTTGTTATCCCTGCTTATGAGCATGAGGCAGTCAATGGAGTGAAGGAGCTCTTGGAGCAGGATATCGAGGCATTATGTATCTGTTGCATGTACGGGCACGTTAATCCAGAACACGAATTAAAAATTGGGGAAGCTGCTCGAAGCGTGTTGGCGGAGCAGGACGTCGATATCCCCATTTACTTTAGCCATCAGGTTCGTCCAATTATTCGTGAACAGTCCCGACTAAACAGCACGCTCATTGAGGCTTATGCGACGGCCAGAGGACGTGAGCAGTTGCTGGGCGTCGAAGCAGCCGCTAAGCAACATGGTTTCCCGCACAGTATGCAAACGATGCTCTCCTATGGGGGGCTCGCCGATGTGCGTTATCCTCGTCTTCACGAGACGATGATTTCCGGTCCGGTCGGAGGACTTTTAGGAGCCAGACATGTTGGTGAGTTAATTGGTACTGACTCGGTCATTGTCAGTGATATGGGAGGCACGAGCTTTGATATCGGAGCCATTACTCGTGGCAAAGTTCCTATTGAAGATGAGCCAACTTTGGCACGTTTTAAACTGAATTTGCCGACCTTAGCAATGGATACGATTGGCGCCGGTGGGGGTACCATTGTCAAGGTGGATCCATACACGCATAAGGTCAGTCTTGGACCTGAAAGCGCTGGATCGGTGCCTGGCCCGGTAGCGATGGATATGGGAGGCACAGAGCCAACGATTGCTGACTGCGATGCGATCATGGGTCGCTTGAATCCGGATAACTTTCTTGGAGGCAAAGTCCGACTCAATGTTGAAAAGGCAAAGCAGGTCTTAAAGGAGAAAGTTGCCGACCCTCTGGGGGTTGATGTATACGAAGCAGCAGAAGGAATGGTAAATATGCTCGAAATGGAAGCGAAGTCTTCCATTGAATCCATTATTTCTACTCGTGGCGTGGATCCAAGTGAGTACCATTTGATGGCTTATGGTGGATCTGGACCGCTTCATATGGCCGAGTATAGTCGTGGACTAGGTTTTAAAGGGATTATGACATTCCCATTTGCGGCAGCCTTTTCAGCTTTTGGTTGCACAACGGCAGATTATTTGCATCGGCACAGCCAATCCGTCCATATCATGATCGGATCTGATGCCTCAGATAAGGACCGAGACGAGGTGCGCCGGCAGATTAATAATATTTGGAGCGAACTTGATGCCCATGCACGCACGGAGTTGGCCTCTGAAGGACATAACGCGGACGCTGTTATTTGTGAGCCATTCGCTATGATGCGCTACACGGGTCAACTGGAAGATGTTGAAGTTGCAGCACCGGCGACAAAGTTAGAGTCAAATGAGGATTTAGATGAACTTACACAGGCATTTGAAACGCTGTATGAAACGATTAACCGCAGTGTGTCTGGTTATGGAACAGCTGGTTTCACCATTATGGAACTCGGATTAAATGCGCGTGTGGAAAAAGTGAAACCAGAGCTATCACGTCGCCCCTTAGGATCTCGGGAGCCTGACTCCAAGGCTAGCAAAGGGAAGCGATCAATGTATTATAATCGCACTTGGCATGAGGCGCAACTTTGGGAAATGGACATGCTGAAGCCGGGAAACGAGCTTAACGGGCCAGCTATTGTGGAACACCCGGCGACAACCTTGGTTATTCCAGCCGGAGACCGGGTTCGTGTAGATGAATGGACAATTCTGCATTACGAACACGGAGGTCAAACGCAAAAATCAGCAAGTTACGTATTGTAG
- a CDS encoding hydantoinase B/oxoprolinase family protein: protein MNEAVENKTMTFKEQLLENDRKFRETGCYAGITALTYREDDPLRYESLHTKLRSMTIAAREMARSISASPGVREVGEMVVALYTPEGDAISLSTGIMVHVHTMSRFIKWMIQNGYEESPGICPGDVFANNDAFIGTVQVPDVMVVVPIFHNDELVGWAGTVAHELEVGGITPGGDVYLAQERFTEGLFVCAEKVGENDELRRDYLIRLERNLRMPIYWMFDDKAKLAANLELRDQVKELIDEVGLDYFKRATREFIEEGRRSQLSRVKQLMVPGRYRGHTFYGHLTEGKPGILPLGDENLLYSIPLELDVGGDGQMHLDFEGTGSWGYHSMNCTPAGMDGGLFVTLTQSMNFEGKVNDGAWLATDMNLPSGTWTNPDRHTVATATSWALLLPAFGIFQRLISRGFVSRGFKEEAFVGQVNSPMVEMGGQSQYGSQFGMAMFECSAAGSGALGIKDGIDNGYVGWNPESDMGNMEVWEQGIPMLYLGRSIAADSGGVGRNRGGTSFTSLWLVHNTDEVTIATSEHSSRVFDNAGMCGGYPAPTAHRHFTVRNSNMKQLIEEQKPLPHSLGNDPHITDLERLVEGDQKEVEGPHIDRPLQSGDLFAHSYNGGGGYGDPIERDPLEVVRDVENGYVTAEIAQRAHAVVLEYDEKRNTWSVNKTATEARREEVRKSRLSKAMPVEDWIESERERVLEGDFVTEVRKMYQDTMSISNHFATEFREFWNLPDDFTM, encoded by the coding sequence ATGAATGAAGCAGTTGAAAACAAAACAATGACATTCAAGGAACAGTTGCTCGAGAACGATCGTAAGTTTCGAGAAACAGGCTGTTATGCCGGTATAACAGCTTTAACATACCGTGAAGATGATCCGCTGCGCTATGAAAGCTTGCATACCAAGCTTCGTTCGATGACCATAGCAGCAAGAGAAATGGCACGCAGTATTTCAGCTTCGCCCGGTGTGCGAGAAGTAGGGGAAATGGTCGTAGCGCTATATACACCAGAGGGTGACGCTATTAGCCTTTCCACCGGTATTATGGTTCATGTTCACACAATGAGTCGATTCATCAAATGGATGATTCAAAATGGGTACGAAGAGTCTCCAGGTATTTGTCCCGGTGACGTTTTCGCGAACAATGACGCTTTCATCGGTACCGTGCAAGTACCGGATGTGATGGTTGTTGTACCGATCTTCCATAATGATGAGTTGGTCGGTTGGGCTGGTACAGTCGCTCATGAATTAGAAGTCGGCGGTATCACACCAGGTGGTGACGTATATCTAGCTCAAGAACGTTTTACCGAAGGCTTGTTTGTGTGCGCCGAAAAGGTAGGAGAAAACGATGAACTCCGCCGAGATTATTTGATCCGGTTGGAACGCAATCTGCGTATGCCTATCTATTGGATGTTTGATGACAAGGCGAAGTTAGCAGCGAATCTTGAATTAAGGGATCAGGTAAAAGAACTGATTGATGAAGTAGGCTTGGATTACTTCAAGCGGGCTACACGGGAATTCATTGAAGAAGGTCGCCGTTCGCAACTTTCGCGGGTGAAGCAGCTTATGGTGCCTGGTCGCTACAGAGGGCATACATTTTATGGTCATCTTACGGAAGGTAAGCCAGGGATCTTGCCCTTAGGTGATGAAAATTTGTTATATTCCATCCCGCTTGAATTGGATGTGGGTGGAGATGGACAAATGCACTTGGATTTTGAAGGTACCGGTTCTTGGGGCTATCACTCGATGAATTGTACACCAGCCGGAATGGACGGCGGTTTGTTTGTTACGCTGACGCAGTCGATGAACTTTGAAGGTAAGGTGAATGATGGAGCTTGGCTGGCTACAGATATGAATTTACCATCGGGAACTTGGACAAACCCTGATCGTCATACGGTGGCAACGGCTACATCTTGGGCACTACTTCTACCGGCATTTGGTATTTTTCAACGCTTGATCAGTCGGGGGTTTGTAAGCCGTGGTTTCAAAGAAGAAGCGTTTGTAGGACAAGTAAACAGTCCAATGGTTGAAATGGGTGGACAAAGCCAATATGGTAGTCAATTTGGCATGGCTATGTTTGAGTGTTCCGCCGCTGGAAGTGGAGCCCTTGGTATTAAAGACGGGATTGATAACGGGTATGTTGGCTGGAATCCTGAATCTGACATGGGCAATATGGAAGTGTGGGAACAAGGCATACCGATGCTCTACCTAGGGCGAAGCATTGCAGCTGATTCAGGCGGAGTTGGTCGCAACCGTGGTGGTACATCCTTCACTTCCCTGTGGCTTGTGCATAATACAGATGAAGTGACGATCGCTACGTCTGAACATTCCAGTCGTGTGTTTGATAATGCTGGGATGTGTGGTGGTTATCCGGCACCGACCGCCCATCGACACTTTACCGTGCGAAACAGTAATATGAAACAGTTGATTGAGGAACAAAAACCGTTGCCTCACTCGTTAGGTAATGATCCACATATAACTGATTTAGAGCGATTGGTCGAGGGAGACCAGAAAGAAGTGGAAGGCCCGCATATAGACAGACCGTTGCAATCTGGCGACCTATTTGCTCATTCGTACAATGGTGGTGGAGGTTATGGTGACCCCATCGAACGTGATCCGCTGGAAGTAGTTCGGGATGTGGAAAATGGTTATGTGACGGCAGAAATTGCCCAAAGAGCTCATGCTGTAGTGCTGGAGTATGACGAGAAGCGCAATACATGGAGCGTCAATAAAACAGCAACAGAAGCTCGACGGGAGGAAGTCAGAAAATCTCGTTTGAGTAAGGCTATGCCCGTTGAGGATTGGATTGAATCCGAGCGAGAGCGAGTGTTGGAAGGAGACTTTGTTACCGAGGTGCGTAAGATGTATCAGGACACCATGAGCATTTCTAACCACTTTGCGACAGAGTTCCGTGAATTCTGGAATTTGCCCGATGATTTTACAATGTGA
- a CDS encoding acetone carboxylase subunit gamma: MASYDHEVIRDLIDGQLPWQSTKSMMSQYKDDDRFFKYIDILQERVVFNDPILLPIGEHLYIVAKKSEPQGERVVKCSCGYEFGHYTHNWKLHAVINVRNDEEAVAEIYPGRHSYDPEWMEIREFICPGCARLLEVEAAAPGYPIVFDFLPYLETFYRDWLGKELPAEPRRD, from the coding sequence ATGGCAAGCTATGATCACGAGGTCATTCGTGACTTAATAGATGGTCAGCTACCCTGGCAGTCGACGAAGTCAATGATGAGCCAGTATAAAGACGATGATCGGTTTTTTAAGTACATTGATATTCTTCAGGAACGGGTGGTATTTAATGACCCGATTCTATTACCAATCGGTGAACATTTGTATATTGTTGCCAAGAAAAGTGAGCCACAAGGTGAACGAGTTGTCAAATGCAGCTGTGGTTACGAGTTTGGTCACTATACGCACAATTGGAAGCTGCATGCTGTAATCAACGTTCGTAATGATGAAGAAGCAGTTGCTGAAATTTATCCCGGACGTCACAGCTATGATCCGGAATGGATGGAAATTCGTGAGTTTATATGCCCGGGGTGTGCTAGGTTATTGGAAGTGGAAGCAGCTGCGCCGGGATATCCAATCGTTTTTGATTTTTTGCCGTACTTAGAAACCTTTTATCGCGATTGGCTTGGAAAAGAGTTACCAGCCGAACCAAGAAGGGATTAA
- a CDS encoding 3-keto-5-aminohexanoate cleavage protein: protein MNKKVILSCAITGAGDTTEKSPHVPVTPKEIAGSAIKAAKAGATIVHLHVRDQRTGRLSHDVNLFQETVERIRESETDVIINITSGGGGDWIPCEEDPTKGGTGTDIQTPEERHEPIRKLLPELCTLDCGSINFGNMLYVNPADWLRKQAKLVQESGVKPELECFDTGQVHFANQLIEEGLIDGDPLYQFCLGIPWGAAADAETLSYMKSRIPNNGKWAAFGIGRMQMPIVAESVLQGGHIRVGLEDNLYLKKGQLATNEQLVDKAVGIVQAFGSDMMTPQEARQELHLRAP, encoded by the coding sequence TTGAATAAAAAAGTTATTTTATCATGTGCTATTACAGGAGCGGGAGACACGACTGAAAAAAGTCCGCATGTACCTGTAACACCGAAAGAGATTGCTGGTTCAGCTATCAAAGCAGCAAAAGCAGGAGCAACCATTGTGCATCTTCATGTGCGTGACCAGCGAACAGGTAGGTTGAGTCATGATGTCAATTTGTTTCAGGAAACAGTAGAACGAATCCGTGAGTCTGAAACGGATGTCATTATTAATATAACATCCGGAGGTGGCGGTGATTGGATCCCATGTGAAGAAGATCCGACAAAAGGAGGTACTGGCACAGATATTCAAACACCAGAAGAACGTCATGAGCCAATTAGAAAATTACTTCCAGAATTGTGCACCCTTGACTGTGGAAGTATCAATTTTGGAAATATGCTGTACGTGAACCCAGCGGACTGGTTGCGAAAACAAGCAAAACTTGTGCAAGAAAGTGGCGTAAAACCGGAATTAGAATGTTTTGATACGGGACAGGTTCATTTTGCTAATCAACTAATAGAAGAAGGTCTCATTGACGGTGATCCTTTGTATCAATTCTGCCTCGGTATACCATGGGGGGCAGCAGCTGACGCTGAAACATTATCCTATATGAAAAGCCGAATACCGAATAATGGCAAGTGGGCCGCATTTGGCATTGGTCGCATGCAAATGCCGATAGTGGCCGAATCCGTTCTACAAGGAGGTCATATTCGTGTAGGATTAGAAGATAATCTTTATCTGAAAAAGGGACAACTTGCTACAAATGAACAACTCGTTGATAAGGCAGTAGGCATTGTACAGGCTTTTGGGTCCGATATGATGACGCCACAAGAAGCACGTCAAGAATTACATCTTCGGGCACCATAA
- a CDS encoding glycine betaine ABC transporter substrate-binding protein yields the protein MKKTVIFITIFLFIAMYGCESGGGSDTTASSNGTDNEKGDKPTLTLGITPWTSTVPATEIVKIVLKDMGYEVEGTEADLGVTMAGLSKGDVDIFMDYWDPQHKPYLDEFSDSIDVVSTSYDDAARGIAVPKYMEDVNDVDDLKGKEDIVNNEVLAIEESDPTVEEIPKLIDIYDLDMEMTNSSEAAMLAAAKSKIEKEEPVVLFGWRPHSMFHLLDIKLLTNKNAPEVLTPSTIHVLANQELKDNAPEAYAFLRNWRIPIDDIEDMIIKIDNGENPEEVAQDWIDDNQDKIDEMKNDN from the coding sequence ATGAAGAAAACTGTTATTTTCATAACAATTTTCTTATTCATCGCTATGTACGGTTGTGAATCAGGTGGTGGTTCAGATACAACTGCAAGTAGCAATGGAACAGACAATGAAAAAGGGGACAAACCAACATTAACATTAGGCATAACACCATGGACAAGTACTGTTCCAGCAACGGAAATAGTGAAAATCGTATTAAAAGATATGGGTTATGAAGTAGAAGGCACGGAGGCTGATCTTGGCGTTACGATGGCAGGGCTGTCAAAAGGGGATGTTGATATATTTATGGATTACTGGGATCCACAACACAAACCCTATCTAGATGAGTTTTCCGATTCCATAGATGTTGTATCTACAAGTTATGATGATGCAGCAAGAGGAATCGCAGTCCCCAAATATATGGAGGATGTCAATGATGTTGATGATTTAAAGGGGAAAGAAGACATCGTAAATAATGAGGTCTTGGCAATTGAAGAAAGCGACCCGACAGTCGAAGAGATCCCAAAGCTTATCGATATATATGACCTGGACATGGAAATGACGAATTCCTCCGAAGCGGCTATGTTGGCAGCGGCTAAATCAAAAATTGAAAAAGAGGAACCTGTTGTACTGTTTGGATGGCGCCCACATAGCATGTTTCATTTGCTTGATATAAAATTATTAACAAATAAAAATGCTCCAGAGGTTTTAACGCCCTCTACGATTCATGTTCTTGCTAATCAAGAATTGAAAGACAATGCACCTGAAGCTTATGCATTTTTAAGAAACTGGCGTATCCCCATTGATGACATCGAAGATATGATTATTAAGATTGACAATGGAGAAAACCCTGAAGAGGTAGCACAGGATTGGATTGACGATAACCAAGATAAGATTGACGAAATGAAAAACGACAACTGA
- a CDS encoding SDR family NAD(P)-dependent oxidoreductase — translation MNRLVDKVAIITGGVGNIGKETAQLFLQEGAKVAIVDLSNEALTSTVEALKPYGDIIAITADVTKEKEVKSYVQTVLDKWGRIDVFFNNAGIEGDVNETTDYDLDVFKKVIDVNLIGSFLGLKHVLPVMQEQKFGSVINTSSDAGWSGDGGLSAYVASKHGVVGLTKTAALEVANDKVRVNSIQPTGVDTRMMHELEKEYVAKGVSTSVTDDAIPFGRYAKTMELAYLILFLASDESQYITGSQYTIDGGRSALSR, via the coding sequence GTGAATAGATTAGTAGATAAGGTTGCTATTATTACCGGAGGGGTAGGAAATATTGGTAAGGAGACGGCTCAACTCTTCTTACAAGAAGGAGCTAAAGTTGCGATCGTGGATTTGTCCAACGAAGCTTTAACGTCAACCGTAGAAGCATTAAAGCCATATGGAGATATTATTGCTATTACAGCTGATGTTACGAAAGAAAAGGAAGTGAAAAGTTATGTGCAAACAGTGTTAGACAAGTGGGGCAGGATTGATGTGTTCTTTAATAATGCTGGTATAGAGGGAGATGTTAATGAAACAACCGATTATGATCTTGATGTGTTCAAAAAAGTAATCGATGTCAATCTCATTGGTTCTTTTCTCGGGCTTAAACATGTATTGCCAGTTATGCAAGAACAAAAATTTGGAAGTGTCATTAATACATCTTCAGACGCTGGATGGTCTGGTGATGGAGGTTTAAGTGCATATGTTGCTTCCAAGCATGGTGTGGTAGGTCTTACAAAAACAGCAGCCTTGGAAGTCGCTAATGATAAAGTGAGAGTAAATAGCATTCAGCCTACTGGTGTGGATACAAGAATGATGCATGAACTTGAAAAGGAATATGTAGCTAAAGGAGTCTCTACCTCTGTAACGGATGATGCTATTCCATTTGGTCGCTATGCTAAAACAATGGAATTAGCATATTTAATATTATTTCTAGCTTCGGATGAAAGTCAATATATCACGGGAAGTCAATATACGATAGATGGTGGGCGTTCAGCTTTATCGCGGTAA
- a CDS encoding TetR/AcrR family transcriptional regulator, which produces MAKNDTRSKILKSAAHIVQSDGILNLTLEATAEKAGVSKGGLLYHFPSKDALVAGMVQDPMQSYINNIEKNVDQDTVQHQRGRWTRSFIKGTFGQRNPDKDMDAGLMAAATINRDLLKPVQDAYEHWQDHIDNDGLDPINATILRLAVDGLWFSEIFDLAPLEENRRQQVLERLLQLTKEDQR; this is translated from the coding sequence ATGGCTAAAAATGACACACGTTCTAAAATTCTCAAGTCAGCAGCACATATTGTACAATCAGATGGCATATTGAATTTAACACTCGAAGCTACAGCAGAGAAGGCCGGCGTAAGTAAGGGAGGACTTTTATATCACTTTCCGTCTAAAGATGCCTTAGTCGCCGGTATGGTACAAGATCCCATGCAAAGTTATATCAATAATATCGAAAAGAACGTTGATCAGGATACGGTACAGCATCAGAGAGGAAGATGGACACGTTCGTTCATCAAAGGAACATTCGGGCAAAGAAATCCGGATAAAGACATGGACGCTGGACTAATGGCGGCGGCTACCATCAATCGAGATTTATTGAAGCCTGTTCAAGATGCTTATGAACATTGGCAGGATCATATTGACAACGATGGCCTCGATCCCATTAATGCCACGATTTTAAGACTGGCCGTGGATGGTCTTTGGTTTTCCGAAATTTTTGATTTGGCTCCATTAGAAGAAAATCGCCGTCAACAAGTTCTAGAAAGGCTCCTTCAGTTAACAAAAGAGGACCAAAGATAG
- a CDS encoding iron chaperone, with the protein MQYEAKTPEEYMELLDDDWRKEKLLMVRQFILKNAPELEEGIQYKMLCYGNDSSKLFHLNAQKSYVSLYVGAIEKIENAKGLLSGLDYGKGCVRIKRSVNLHDSGIKDFVQKAVDRWRADADTSC; encoded by the coding sequence ATGCAATATGAAGCTAAAACGCCAGAGGAATATATGGAATTACTAGACGATGACTGGAGAAAAGAGAAGCTATTAATGGTAAGACAATTTATTTTAAAAAATGCGCCTGAACTCGAGGAGGGCATCCAGTACAAAATGCTTTGTTATGGAAATGATTCCTCTAAATTGTTTCATTTGAACGCTCAAAAATCTTATGTGAGTCTATATGTAGGTGCGATTGAGAAAATAGAAAATGCCAAGGGGCTGCTGAGCGGATTAGATTATGGAAAAGGGTGTGTACGCATAAAAAGATCAGTAAATTTGCATGATAGCGGGATTAAAGATTTTGTGCAAAAGGCTGTTGATAGGTGGAGAGCTGATGCTGACACTTCTTGTTAG